The genomic DNA AGGGAAGGTTTGTAAAGGTGCGGGTGCTCTCGACATGCTCGGCCAGCTCGGCGGGATCCCACCAGGTGGGCTTCATCGCGCGCGGGCCGTAGAGCTTTTCGGCCTGGTCGACGTAGTGGGGGGAATCGGGATGGCCCGACTGCCCCCAGGGGGTGCAGGTAAACGACTCGACCTTGCCGTCCTTGAAAAACATCAGGATCACCGACATCGAGCCGGAGTTGGCGATGTAGGTCTTGGGATCCTCCGGATCCTGGTTGCTGCGGACGTCGAACAGCGTCTCGGTGAAGTTGGCTTCCTTGTCGCCGGTCGAATAGTCGGCACCGCCGCAGGGGAAATACCGGCCGTTGCGGCCGACCACATGGACGGTGCCCCAGGGCACGTCCCACCGGCCGTACTGCGTGTTCAGGAAGTCGATCGTCTCGCGAAACAGGGCGATGAGCTTCGCGCGCGTGGCGTCGTCGAGCCGGCCGTCGCGGGCGAGCGGGGCCACGTCGCACTGGGCGCCGCACTTCAACCGCCAGAATTTGAACAGCACCGTGGCCGTCGACTCGGGCGTGTATTCGCCGTCCCAGGCGAGGACCGCCTCGACGGCACGGCGCAGGACCGGATCGTTCGCGGCCGTGTCGCCGGCGGCGGCATAGGCGCGGGCGAGCTCCCCCTGCCAGGCGCGGGCGAGCCGGTCGTGGACGTCGAGGGCATACGCCTTCGCGTCGTCGCGCGTGACGAGCGGGTCGTTGTGGAGGACCTCGATGGCGCGGCGGCCGCGCGGGTTGTTTTGATCCCAGGTGGCGTTGTAGACGTGGCCGGGAAACCGGTCGGGCGTCAGCTCGCAGTCGACCATCATGTTGTGCGGGCTGATGTTGCAATTCTGCATGTAGCCCTGGCGCGGGTTGAGGATCTTGACCAGATCCTCCTGCGGATGGATCCCCTTCCAGGCCGTGGCGCTGGTCGTGCCGTCGACGGGGCGCTTGTAGTCGAACCCCTCGGGGCGGATCGGCGTGGCGCCGTTGCGGACGTAGGAGATGTTGCCGTCGACGTCGGCACACATCACGTTTTGCTCGTTGTACTGGTGCATCGCCAGCGCCGCGTTGACCTCGTGGACGTTGCGGGCCCGCGCCATTTTGTCGAACTGTTCATACAGGCCGGTCTGGTCGAAATAGGGGGAGGCGCCGACATACGCCGTGCCGCTGGCCATGTCGGGCGTGGAGATCACCGGGCCCAGGTGGGTGTAGAAGGCGGGGCGCGTGACCGGGTCGCTGCCGCGGACGGGGATCGTGAACGACTCGATCGTCACCGGCTTCCAC from Planctomycetota bacterium includes the following:
- a CDS encoding penicillin acylase family protein — protein: WKPVTIESFTIPVRGSDPVTRPAFYTHLGPVISTPDMASGTAYVGASPYFDQTGLYEQFDKMARARNVHEVNAALAMHQYNEQNVMCADVDGNISYVRNGATPIRPEGFDYKRPVDGTTSATAWKGIHPQEDLVKILNPRQGYMQNCNISPHNMMVDCELTPDRFPGHVYNATWDQNNPRGRRAIEVLHNDPLVTRDDAKAYALDVHDRLARAWQGELARAYAAAGDTAANDPVLRRAVEAVLAWDGEYTPESTATVLFKFWRLKCGAQCDVAPLARDGRLDDATRAKLIALFRETIDFLNTQYGRWDVPWGTVHVVGRNGRYFPCGGADYSTGDKEANFTETLFDVRSNQDPEDPKTYIANSGSMSVILMFFKDGKVESFTCTPWGQSGHPDSPHYVDQAEKLYGPRAMKPTWWDPAELAEHVESTRTFTNLP